The following are encoded in a window of Amycolatopsis lexingtonensis genomic DNA:
- a CDS encoding FAD-dependent monooxygenase, translating into MRVAVLGGGPVGQTAALLLARWGVPVVLVDEHEVRDPVGSKAICQQRDTLDVWASLGAGCLAEEGLTWTTARTFHRESELFSLKLPDGGSALPPFVNISQARVEEVLDGLIAQQPLIDVRRGHRVTGVTQPGCVEIQCETKDGPRRIEADYAIACAGSRGDTVRRALGQQLAGFSFRDLFLICDIRADLPGWAAERRFHFDPPWNPGRQVLIHPCPGSQFRIDWQVPDDYDLAAEETGGALDRRIRAIIGDRPYEVVWRSVYRFHTRLVDRMRVGRVLLAGDCAHLVAPFGARGLNSGVADAENAAWKLAWVLRGDADEELLESYHAERHAAAVENAAVTTATMDFLVPQDDGQRARRLDVLTRAATDPAVHEQVDSGRLAEPFWYADSPLTTPDPARPSGGRPPRGALPRPGPGVLLPDVTVASGRLRDLARQGFLILTTPGVRAEGWRSAEIPVGGALGARPGEAWLVRPDAYVAAVLRIGDQRAHLVPGVRGVTRVVDDVRDRADAAE; encoded by the coding sequence ATGAGAGTTGCGGTCCTCGGCGGCGGCCCGGTCGGCCAGACGGCCGCGCTGCTGCTCGCGCGCTGGGGCGTGCCGGTCGTGCTCGTCGACGAGCACGAGGTGCGCGATCCCGTGGGGTCCAAGGCCATCTGCCAGCAACGGGACACTTTGGACGTCTGGGCCTCGCTCGGCGCGGGGTGCCTCGCCGAGGAAGGGCTCACCTGGACGACCGCCCGGACGTTCCACCGCGAGAGCGAGCTGTTCTCGCTGAAGCTGCCCGACGGCGGGTCGGCGCTCCCGCCGTTCGTCAACATCTCCCAAGCCCGCGTCGAAGAAGTCCTCGACGGACTGATCGCGCAGCAGCCGTTGATCGACGTCCGCCGCGGGCATCGCGTCACCGGCGTGACCCAGCCCGGCTGCGTCGAGATCCAGTGCGAGACGAAGGACGGGCCACGCCGGATCGAGGCCGACTACGCGATCGCCTGCGCGGGCTCGCGGGGCGACACCGTGCGGCGGGCCCTCGGGCAGCAGCTGGCCGGGTTCTCCTTCCGCGACCTGTTCCTGATCTGCGACATCCGCGCCGACCTGCCGGGCTGGGCGGCCGAGCGCCGCTTCCACTTCGACCCGCCGTGGAACCCGGGCCGCCAGGTGCTCATCCACCCGTGCCCCGGCTCGCAGTTCCGCATCGACTGGCAGGTCCCCGACGACTACGACCTCGCGGCCGAGGAGACCGGCGGCGCCCTCGACCGGCGGATCCGGGCGATCATCGGCGACCGGCCGTACGAGGTCGTCTGGCGCTCGGTCTACCGTTTCCACACGCGGCTCGTCGACCGGATGCGCGTCGGGCGCGTGCTGCTGGCCGGCGACTGCGCGCACCTGGTCGCGCCGTTCGGGGCGCGCGGGCTCAACTCGGGGGTCGCCGACGCGGAGAACGCGGCCTGGAAGCTCGCTTGGGTCCTGCGCGGCGACGCCGACGAGGAATTGCTGGAGAGCTACCACGCCGAGCGGCACGCGGCGGCGGTCGAGAACGCGGCGGTCACCACGGCCACGATGGACTTCCTGGTGCCGCAGGACGACGGGCAGCGCGCGCGCCGCCTGGACGTCCTCACCCGCGCGGCGACCGATCCGGCGGTGCACGAGCAGGTCGATTCGGGGCGGCTGGCCGAACCCTTCTGGTACGCCGATTCTCCGCTGACCACACCCGATCCGGCGCGGCCGTCCGGCGGGCGGCCACCACGTGGTGCGCTGCCGCGGCCGGGGCCGGGGGTGCTGCTGCCGGACGTCACCGTCGCGAGTGGACGGTTGCGTGACTTGGCCCGGCAAGGGTTCCTGATCTTGACGACCCCGGGCGTTCGGGCTGAGGGGTGGCGAAGTGCCGAGATCCCGGTGGGTGGGGCGCTGGGCGCGCGTCCGGGCGAAGCCTGGCTGGTCCGCCCGGACGCGTACGTCGCCGCCGTGTTACGGATAGGCGACCAGCGGGCTCACCTGGTGCCCGGTGTTCGCGGCGTCACCCGAGTCGTTGATGACGTGCGTGATCGTGCCGACGCCGCCGAGTGA
- a CDS encoding LacI family DNA-binding transcriptional regulator — MRVTIAEVARRARVSKTTVSRVLNNKADVDAATAIRVREVIAATGYIPSAGAVGLARGVTRTVGMLVPGLTWPWMGEVLQGVADVVESKGYGLLLSTANRGTESLAEFSRQVSAKAFDGLLLIEPPDAVRHLRVLHDSGLPVVVIDDRGRRPAFPSVGTDNRHGGAAAARHLLATGRTRLATVTGPRDFGCTADRLNGFNEAVLDAGLTLDPRLIIEGDFTSESGEAAILQLLASGPEFDAVFAHNDLTAAGVLAGLRKSGRAVPGDVAVVGFDDIPLAAHTQPPLTTIRQPLRAMGETAARQLLAQLAGAPPPGQPIIVPTALVVRESTRSA, encoded by the coding sequence ATGCGCGTCACGATCGCCGAGGTCGCCCGCCGCGCGCGGGTGAGCAAGACGACCGTGTCCAGGGTTCTCAACAACAAAGCCGATGTGGACGCGGCGACCGCGATCCGGGTGCGCGAGGTGATCGCCGCGACCGGGTACATCCCCAGCGCCGGCGCGGTCGGGCTGGCCCGCGGCGTGACCCGCACGGTCGGGATGCTGGTGCCCGGCCTGACCTGGCCGTGGATGGGCGAAGTGCTGCAGGGCGTCGCCGACGTCGTGGAGTCGAAGGGCTACGGCCTGCTGCTGTCCACCGCCAACCGCGGCACCGAATCCCTGGCCGAGTTCTCCCGGCAGGTCTCGGCGAAGGCGTTCGACGGCCTGCTGCTCATCGAACCCCCGGACGCGGTGCGCCACCTGCGCGTGCTGCACGACTCCGGGCTGCCGGTGGTGGTGATCGACGACCGCGGCCGCCGTCCCGCGTTCCCCTCGGTGGGCACGGACAACCGCCACGGCGGCGCGGCGGCGGCCCGGCACCTGCTGGCCACCGGCCGCACCCGGCTGGCCACGGTCACCGGCCCGCGGGACTTCGGCTGCACCGCCGACCGCCTCAACGGGTTCAACGAAGCCGTCCTCGACGCCGGGCTGACCCTCGATCCCCGGCTGATCATCGAAGGCGACTTCACGAGCGAGAGCGGCGAGGCCGCGATCCTCCAGCTGCTGGCGTCGGGCCCGGAGTTCGACGCGGTGTTCGCGCACAACGACCTCACCGCGGCCGGCGTGCTGGCCGGGCTGCGCAAGTCCGGGCGCGCGGTGCCGGGGGACGTCGCCGTGGTCGGCTTCGACGACATCCCCCTGGCCGCGCACACCCAGCCGCCGCTGACGACGATCCGCCAGCCGCTGCGGGCGATGGGCGAGACGGCGGCCCGGCAGCTGCTCGCGCAGCTCGCCGGGGCGCCGCCACCGGGACAGCCGATCATCGTCCCGACCGCGCTGGTGGTCCGGGAATCGACCCGGTCAGCGTAG
- a CDS encoding discoidin domain-containing protein produces the protein MRSTTFSPVHRLLVIATTFVTAITTAAVVGSAPAQAAACGSTNLAQGRTATASSTENGGTPASAAVDGNAGTRWSSAFSDPQWLQVDLGSAQQLCDVVLTWEAAYATAFSVQLSSDASSWTSAYATTTGAGGTQTVPLTGTARYLRVYGTQRATGYGYSLWEVAVHGTGGGTTIPPTDPRNPDLGPNVSVFDPSTPAATIQNRLTQIANQQHTNQFGTERYAVLFKPGTYTADVNLGFYEQVAGLGLSPDDVTLNGHVRVEADWLQQGDNPDNKGNATQNFWRSAENLSVTLPAGQVERWAVAQAAPYRRMHLRGSQIQLWNGGDGWASGGLIADSKIDGVAVSGSQQQFLTRNSELGGWQGGVWNMVFVGSTGTPPASFPNPPETVVGQTPVIREKPFLYVDGSGSYNVFVPALRQNSSGTSWGHGAPAGQSISLSEFYVAHPSDSAATLNAALAAGKNLLVTPGVYHLDQALNVTRPDTVVLGLGLATLMPTNGNAAITTSDVDGVKIAGLLVDAGAVNSPVLVQVGPPGSTANHAADPTSLHDVFFRIGGAAVGKATQTLVVNSNNVIGDHMWLWRGDHSYGVGWNVNTAANGLVVNGANVTMYGLFVEHYQQYEVLWNGNGGRTYFFQNEMPYDPPDQASWSSGGGRQGWAAYKVADSVTSHEGWGLGSYCFFNTNPSIVASHSFEVPNTSGVRFHNLVSVSLGGVGTITHVINDSGDAANTGHQVSPLVAYP, from the coding sequence ATGAGATCAACGACGTTCTCCCCCGTACACCGCCTCCTCGTCATCGCCACCACCTTCGTCACCGCGATCACCACCGCGGCGGTGGTCGGCTCCGCGCCCGCGCAGGCCGCCGCGTGCGGCAGCACGAACCTCGCGCAGGGCCGCACCGCGACCGCGTCCTCGACCGAGAACGGCGGCACGCCCGCGTCCGCCGCGGTCGACGGCAACGCCGGCACGCGCTGGTCCAGCGCGTTCAGCGACCCGCAGTGGCTCCAGGTCGACCTGGGTTCCGCGCAGCAGCTCTGCGACGTGGTCCTCACCTGGGAAGCCGCCTACGCCACGGCGTTCAGCGTCCAGCTGTCCTCGGACGCGAGCAGCTGGACGAGCGCGTACGCGACCACCACCGGCGCGGGCGGCACGCAGACCGTGCCCCTCACCGGCACCGCGCGCTACCTGCGCGTCTACGGCACCCAGCGGGCGACCGGCTACGGCTATTCGCTCTGGGAAGTCGCCGTGCACGGCACCGGCGGCGGCACCACCATCCCGCCGACCGATCCGCGCAACCCGGACCTCGGGCCGAACGTGTCGGTGTTCGACCCCTCGACGCCGGCCGCGACGATCCAGAACCGGCTGACGCAGATCGCGAACCAGCAGCACACCAACCAGTTCGGCACCGAGCGCTACGCCGTGCTCTTCAAGCCGGGCACGTACACCGCCGACGTCAACCTCGGCTTCTACGAGCAGGTGGCGGGCCTCGGCCTCTCCCCTGACGACGTCACCCTCAACGGCCACGTCCGCGTCGAGGCGGACTGGCTGCAGCAGGGCGACAACCCGGACAACAAGGGCAACGCGACGCAGAACTTCTGGCGCTCCGCCGAGAACCTCTCGGTGACGCTGCCCGCCGGGCAGGTCGAACGGTGGGCGGTCGCGCAGGCCGCGCCCTACCGCCGGATGCACCTGCGGGGCAGCCAGATCCAGCTCTGGAACGGCGGCGACGGCTGGGCCAGCGGTGGCCTGATCGCCGACAGCAAGATCGACGGCGTGGCCGTGTCCGGTTCGCAGCAGCAGTTCCTCACCCGCAACAGCGAGCTGGGCGGCTGGCAGGGCGGCGTGTGGAACATGGTGTTCGTCGGCTCGACCGGCACCCCGCCGGCGTCGTTCCCGAACCCGCCGGAGACGGTCGTCGGGCAGACGCCGGTGATCCGCGAGAAGCCGTTCCTCTACGTCGACGGCTCGGGCAGCTACAACGTGTTCGTCCCGGCGCTGCGGCAGAACTCGTCCGGCACGAGCTGGGGTCACGGCGCGCCGGCCGGGCAGTCGATCTCGCTGAGCGAGTTCTACGTCGCGCACCCGTCCGACTCGGCCGCGACGCTCAACGCCGCGCTGGCCGCGGGCAAGAACCTGCTCGTGACGCCGGGCGTCTACCACCTCGACCAGGCGCTGAACGTCACGCGTCCGGACACCGTGGTGCTCGGCCTCGGCCTGGCGACGCTGATGCCCACCAACGGGAACGCGGCCATCACGACGTCCGATGTGGACGGCGTGAAGATCGCCGGGCTGCTCGTCGACGCCGGCGCGGTGAACTCGCCGGTGCTCGTGCAGGTCGGGCCGCCGGGCTCGACCGCCAACCACGCGGCCGACCCGACGTCGCTGCACGACGTGTTCTTCCGGATCGGCGGCGCGGCCGTCGGCAAGGCCACGCAGACGCTGGTGGTCAACTCGAACAACGTGATCGGCGACCACATGTGGCTGTGGCGCGGCGACCACTCCTACGGCGTCGGCTGGAACGTCAACACAGCGGCCAACGGCCTGGTGGTCAACGGCGCGAACGTGACGATGTACGGCCTGTTCGTCGAGCACTACCAGCAGTACGAGGTGCTCTGGAACGGCAACGGCGGGCGGACGTATTTCTTCCAGAACGAGATGCCGTACGACCCGCCGGACCAGGCGTCCTGGTCCAGCGGCGGCGGCCGGCAGGGCTGGGCGGCGTACAAGGTGGCCGACTCGGTGACCAGCCACGAAGGCTGGGGCCTGGGCAGCTACTGCTTCTTCAACACCAATCCGTCCATTGTGGCCAGTCACTCCTTCGAGGTGCCGAACACCAGCGGGGTCCGGTTCCACAACCTCGTTTCGGTGTCACTCGGCGGCGTCGGCACGATCACGCACGTCATCAACGACTCGGGTGACGCCGCGAACACCGGGCACCAGGTGAGCCCGCTGGTCGCCTATCCGTAA
- a CDS encoding discoidin domain-containing protein, whose product MPRTRVLAVLVLTVAALLTAPAAHAAPVLLSQGRPVTASSTESAAFPASAAVDGDPGTRWSSAFADPQSLQVDLGSTQQLSQVVLNWEAAYAKAFTLQASADGATWTSLYSTTTGAGGTQTLNVTGSGRYVRLTGTQRATQYGYSLWEFQVYGGGGTTQPGDVLLSYGKSGTASSYQDDGACPGCVPAKAFDRDPATRWATSATTGWVDPGWITVDLGAVAAVHQVVLQWDPAYAVAYQIQVSADNANWTTLYSTTTGKGFKETLTVNGSGRYVRMYGTARSNGYGYSLWGFDVYGTGGSPTTPPAAPPAPHFPGTLVWSDEFNGAAGANPDASKWTAETGPGVNNELEYYTNNNNAKQDGRGNLVIQVRREATPGSACPVDPVSGSGTCQYTSGRINTAGKFSFTYGHVEANIKVSGTQGLWPAFWLLGANFFSGTPWPNCGEIDIMEHVGKSPNLAYSTIHAPAYNGAGGIGAPFDFGQDVSAGFHRFGLDWDASHMTFYVDGNAFETINRDTVESTRGPWVYDHPFFLILNNAIGGDFPGPPGAGTVLPQDMVIDYVRVYQ is encoded by the coding sequence ATGCCGAGAACACGGGTTCTCGCTGTCCTCGTCCTGACCGTGGCCGCCCTGCTCACCGCGCCGGCCGCGCACGCCGCACCCGTCCTGCTCTCGCAAGGCCGCCCGGTGACGGCGTCCTCGACCGAATCCGCCGCCTTCCCCGCGAGCGCGGCGGTCGACGGCGACCCCGGCACGCGCTGGTCCAGTGCCTTCGCCGATCCGCAGTCGCTGCAGGTCGACCTCGGGTCCACCCAGCAGCTGTCCCAGGTCGTGCTGAACTGGGAAGCCGCGTACGCCAAGGCCTTCACGCTCCAGGCGTCCGCCGACGGCGCCACCTGGACGTCCCTCTACTCGACGACCACCGGCGCCGGCGGGACGCAGACCCTGAACGTGACCGGCAGCGGCCGGTACGTCCGGCTCACCGGCACCCAGCGGGCCACGCAGTACGGCTACTCGCTGTGGGAGTTCCAGGTCTACGGCGGGGGCGGCACCACGCAGCCCGGTGACGTCCTGCTGTCGTACGGGAAGTCCGGCACGGCGTCGTCGTACCAGGACGACGGGGCCTGCCCCGGCTGCGTCCCGGCGAAGGCGTTCGACCGCGACCCGGCGACCCGCTGGGCGACGAGCGCGACGACCGGCTGGGTCGACCCCGGCTGGATCACCGTCGACCTCGGCGCCGTCGCGGCCGTGCACCAGGTGGTCCTGCAGTGGGACCCGGCCTACGCGGTCGCGTACCAGATCCAGGTGTCGGCCGACAACGCGAACTGGACGACGCTCTACTCGACCACGACCGGCAAGGGCTTCAAGGAAACGCTGACCGTCAACGGGTCCGGCCGGTACGTCCGGATGTACGGCACCGCCCGGTCCAACGGCTACGGCTACTCGCTGTGGGGCTTCGACGTCTACGGCACCGGCGGCAGCCCGACGACCCCACCGGCCGCGCCCCCGGCCCCGCACTTCCCCGGCACGCTGGTCTGGAGCGACGAGTTCAACGGCGCCGCGGGCGCGAACCCGGACGCGAGCAAGTGGACCGCCGAGACCGGCCCCGGCGTCAACAACGAGCTCGAGTACTACACGAACAACAACAACGCCAAGCAGGACGGCCGCGGCAACCTCGTGATCCAGGTCCGTCGCGAGGCCACGCCGGGCAGCGCGTGCCCGGTCGACCCGGTCAGCGGCAGCGGCACCTGCCAGTACACCTCGGGCCGGATCAACACCGCGGGCAAGTTCAGCTTCACCTACGGCCACGTCGAGGCGAACATCAAGGTGTCCGGCACGCAGGGGCTGTGGCCCGCGTTCTGGTTGCTGGGCGCCAACTTCTTCAGCGGCACGCCGTGGCCGAACTGCGGCGAGATCGACATCATGGAGCACGTCGGGAAGTCGCCGAACCTGGCCTACTCGACCATCCACGCCCCGGCCTACAACGGCGCGGGCGGGATCGGCGCGCCGTTCGACTTCGGCCAGGACGTCTCCGCCGGGTTCCACCGCTTCGGGCTCGACTGGGACGCGTCGCACATGACGTTCTACGTCGACGGGAACGCGTTCGAGACGATCAACCGGGATACGGTGGAGAGCACCCGCGGGCCGTGGGTGTACGACCACCCGTTCTTCCTGATCCTCAACAACGCCATCGGCGGGGACTTCCCCGGCCCGCCGGGGGCCGGCACCGTTCTCCCGCAGGACATGGTGATCGACTACGTGCGGGTGTACCAGTGA
- a CDS encoding sulfite exporter TauE/SafE family protein, with protein sequence MISDPATFLLLVLAGVGAGLTGATAGLASLVSYPALLAAGLPPVVANVTNTVAMLGTTAGAAAGARPELAGQRARIVPLCVITTVGGAAGGLVLLFTPSDAFTAIVPWLIGGAALVLMAGPRLRRLAEAADHHGLSPATGVAAFFIGIYGGYFGAAAGVLMLALLVSVWSQPLARTNAAKNLVTGSANFLAAIVFACTGKVVWLAALAVCLGSLGGSWLGSTLVRHLPPTPLRIGIGLAGLGLAVVLGWQAYA encoded by the coding sequence GTGATCAGTGACCCGGCCACCTTCCTCCTGCTCGTGCTCGCCGGCGTGGGCGCCGGCCTCACCGGGGCCACTGCCGGGCTCGCTTCGCTCGTCTCGTACCCGGCGCTCCTCGCCGCCGGGCTGCCGCCGGTCGTCGCGAACGTGACCAACACCGTCGCGATGCTCGGCACCACCGCCGGGGCGGCCGCCGGCGCCCGGCCCGAACTCGCCGGCCAGCGGGCCCGGATCGTCCCGCTCTGCGTCATCACCACCGTCGGCGGCGCGGCCGGCGGGCTCGTGCTCCTCTTCACCCCGTCCGACGCCTTCACCGCGATCGTCCCGTGGCTCATCGGCGGCGCCGCACTGGTCCTGATGGCGGGCCCGCGCCTGCGCCGCCTGGCCGAAGCCGCCGACCACCACGGCCTGAGCCCGGCCACCGGCGTCGCCGCGTTCTTCATCGGGATCTACGGCGGCTACTTCGGAGCCGCCGCCGGCGTCCTCATGCTGGCCCTGCTCGTCTCCGTGTGGAGCCAGCCGCTCGCCCGGACGAACGCGGCGAAGAACCTGGTCACCGGGTCGGCGAACTTCCTCGCCGCGATCGTCTTCGCCTGCACCGGCAAGGTCGTCTGGCTCGCCGCGCTCGCCGTCTGCCTCGGTTCGCTCGGCGGCTCGTGGCTGGGCTCCACGCTCGTGCGCCACCTGCCGCCGACGCCGCTGCGCATCGGGATCGGGCTGGCCGGGCTGGGGCTGGCCGTGGTGCTCGGCTGGCAGGCCTACGCCTGA
- a CDS encoding discoidin domain-containing protein → MGELDRRHALALFGAAGAAALLVNLPGRASAAAGPPDPVAATYLRVLLRHTRWAEQQFDTKAGVYPARDFTFAVVLGNAVLLTRDGYDPEVAGVDRDTLKAHTLATIRHFAASNLLTGGTEWGRRLFFDTTFQSYFLLAARLLWTDLDAATRANVERITTGQAAYTTALGEDDDPTSGSWTPNGLKGGYVGDTKLEEMGVYAQSLAPALAWAPTDPRAQAWRDAFGTWSRNEAGLPAADLANPRLVDGRPVSANTATNLYDTFLVENHGSFGPHYQEELWRTSGRNAMHFLAAGTPLPEVLTAQPNGELLWRTMLLMTSDAGEPLMPMVADREHLYGRDVIPLAFRAQVLGDRYAAYAEAQLAGRLEPYQAYAPADRITKFSGEPKYEPEARAEVAISYLLHEWRASHGGPVTAVGKDEFDAHAAGVADFGAGPGLLAHRSPAAWAGTVTKPGFVKFAWQPRHDDWLFVLGGANPALLPATNIAVRERHATAYEKVRHGFDGTVGVLRFDTGYAALATLPTGAAVYASTGVAEGEGVLNVYNLAMPGVPGLDGDRGYTAAEGTVTVKAQAAPSGARTDDVTFARVTARYVRMLGVTPDPQYGYSLWAFEVHDGDGPDLARTGTATASSAAAGKEAKYANDGDPATRWAVSTSDRPRVDSWLAVDLGAPAAFDRARLSWEAAAGRKYRLETSPDGVTWTAVATYPVPALRSTGGRLDIDGRAGIVVESPNPITVTGDRVVLSDGPAAPLLAELHPAPAGAKPSGRVATTAPAVRASVTDGFLVLVNLSGAAAAGTANLAQGGTTRRLYRGEQVLTATGTTFTLDLDPAEGRIEPPRFTVRGPAGLKAVVRDASRVDLTAPGPLPSTVTVTPDGGRARTVVLPPRRTVPVVFGEVRPYPLADLALGARAFPAEPLPPGMSSPAAAVDDDPATAWRPGPGGRMVVDLGAVALVSAVELAWTPGRVPAATVETSTDGVTYTTAGAAGRGRTSTVKLTGPARYVAVRTDWRSGDAGLTRLSGWT, encoded by the coding sequence ATGGGTGAGCTCGACCGGCGGCACGCGCTCGCCCTGTTCGGCGCGGCCGGCGCCGCCGCACTGCTGGTGAACCTGCCCGGCCGGGCGAGCGCCGCGGCGGGGCCGCCCGACCCGGTCGCCGCCACCTACCTGCGCGTCCTGCTGCGGCACACCCGCTGGGCCGAGCAGCAGTTCGACACGAAGGCCGGGGTCTACCCGGCCCGCGACTTCACCTTCGCCGTCGTGCTCGGCAACGCCGTCCTCCTCACCCGGGACGGCTACGACCCCGAGGTCGCCGGCGTCGACCGGGACACGCTCAAGGCGCACACCCTCGCCACGATCCGGCACTTCGCCGCGTCCAACCTGCTCACCGGCGGCACCGAATGGGGCCGCCGGCTGTTCTTCGACACCACGTTCCAGTCGTACTTCCTGCTCGCCGCCCGTCTACTGTGGACAGACCTGGACGCGGCGACCCGCGCGAACGTCGAACGCATCACCACCGGACAGGCCGCCTACACGACCGCCCTCGGCGAAGACGACGACCCCACCTCCGGCAGCTGGACGCCCAACGGCCTCAAGGGCGGCTACGTCGGCGACACCAAACTGGAGGAGATGGGCGTCTACGCCCAATCCCTCGCCCCCGCCCTCGCCTGGGCGCCGACCGACCCGCGCGCGCAAGCGTGGCGGGACGCCTTCGGCACCTGGAGCCGCAACGAAGCCGGGCTCCCCGCCGCCGACCTCGCCAACCCGCGGCTCGTCGACGGCCGCCCGGTCAGCGCCAACACCGCGACCAACCTCTACGACACCTTCCTCGTCGAGAACCACGGCTCGTTCGGCCCGCACTACCAGGAAGAACTCTGGCGCACGTCCGGCCGCAACGCGATGCACTTCCTCGCCGCCGGGACGCCGCTGCCCGAGGTGCTCACCGCGCAGCCGAACGGCGAACTGCTCTGGCGCACCATGCTGCTGATGACCAGCGACGCCGGCGAGCCGCTGATGCCGATGGTCGCCGACCGCGAGCACCTCTACGGCCGCGACGTCATCCCGCTCGCCTTCCGCGCCCAGGTCCTCGGCGACCGCTACGCCGCCTACGCCGAGGCGCAGCTGGCCGGCCGGCTCGAGCCGTACCAGGCCTACGCGCCCGCCGACCGGATCACGAAGTTCTCCGGCGAGCCGAAGTACGAGCCGGAGGCCCGCGCCGAAGTCGCCATCAGCTACCTGCTGCACGAGTGGCGCGCGAGCCACGGCGGCCCGGTGACCGCGGTGGGCAAGGACGAATTCGACGCCCACGCGGCCGGGGTCGCGGACTTCGGCGCCGGGCCGGGCCTGCTCGCCCACCGCTCCCCCGCCGCCTGGGCGGGCACGGTGACCAAGCCCGGGTTCGTCAAGTTCGCCTGGCAGCCGCGCCACGACGACTGGCTGTTCGTGCTCGGCGGCGCCAACCCGGCACTGCTGCCCGCGACGAACATCGCCGTGCGCGAACGTCACGCGACCGCTTACGAGAAGGTCCGCCACGGCTTCGACGGCACCGTCGGCGTGCTGCGCTTCGACACCGGGTACGCCGCGCTCGCCACCCTGCCCACCGGTGCGGCGGTCTACGCCAGCACCGGCGTCGCCGAAGGCGAAGGCGTCCTGAACGTCTACAACCTCGCCATGCCGGGCGTGCCCGGCCTCGACGGCGACCGCGGCTACACCGCCGCCGAAGGCACCGTGACGGTCAAGGCGCAGGCCGCGCCGTCCGGCGCCCGCACCGACGACGTCACCTTCGCCCGGGTCACCGCGCGGTACGTCCGGATGCTCGGCGTCACGCCGGACCCGCAGTACGGCTACTCGCTCTGGGCGTTCGAGGTCCACGACGGCGACGGGCCCGACCTCGCGCGGACCGGGACGGCGACGGCGTCTTCGGCGGCGGCGGGCAAGGAGGCGAAGTACGCCAACGACGGCGACCCGGCGACGCGCTGGGCGGTGTCCACATCGGACCGGCCGCGGGTGGACAGCTGGCTCGCCGTCGACCTCGGCGCGCCGGCGGCCTTCGACCGCGCCCGGCTCAGCTGGGAAGCGGCCGCCGGGCGGAAGTACCGGCTCGAAACCTCGCCCGACGGCGTGACCTGGACGGCGGTGGCGACCTACCCGGTCCCGGCGCTGCGCAGCACCGGCGGCCGGCTGGACATCGACGGCCGGGCCGGGATCGTCGTCGAGAGCCCGAACCCGATCACCGTCACCGGCGACCGCGTCGTCCTCTCGGACGGTCCCGCCGCTCCCCTGCTCGCGGAGCTGCACCCGGCACCGGCCGGCGCGAAGCCGTCCGGCCGCGTCGCGACCACCGCGCCCGCGGTCCGGGCGAGCGTCACCGACGGCTTCCTGGTGCTGGTCAACCTTTCCGGCGCCGCCGCCGCGGGCACGGCGAACCTGGCCCAGGGCGGGACCACCCGCCGGCTCTACCGCGGCGAACAGGTCCTCACCGCGACCGGCACCACCTTCACGCTGGACCTCGACCCCGCCGAGGGCCGCATCGAACCGCCGCGGTTCACCGTGCGCGGCCCGGCCGGGCTGAAGGCGGTCGTGCGCGACGCGAGCCGCGTCGACCTCACCGCGCCGGGGCCGCTGCCCTCGACCGTCACGGTCACCCCGGACGGCGGCCGGGCCCGGACGGTGGTGCTGCCGCCGCGCCGGACGGTGCCGGTCGTGTTCGGCGAAGTCCGGCCGTACCCGCTGGCCGACCTCGCGCTCGGCGCACGCGCCTTCCCCGCCGAACCGCTGCCGCCCGGGATGTCGAGCCCGGCCGCCGCCGTCGACGACGACCCGGCGACCGCGTGGCGGCCCGGGCCCGGCGGCCGAATGGTCGTCGATCTCGGGGCGGTGGCCTTGGTTTCCGCCGTCGAGCTCGCCTGGACGCCCGGGCGCGTGCCGGCCGCCACGGTCGAAACCAGCACCGACGGCGTCACCTACACGACGGCGGGCGCCGCGGGCCGCGGCCGCACGTCGACGGTGAAGCTCACCGGCCCGGCTCGGTACGTCGCCGTCCGCACGGACTGGCGGAGCGGCGACGCGGGCCTCACGCGGTTGTCCGGGTGGACTTGA